One stretch of Planococcus sp. PAMC 21323 DNA includes these proteins:
- a CDS encoding DMT family transporter — translation MEKPAIHPYIPIIIGVFSVALSAIFVKMTTADSGVTAFYRMLFSVLIMSPVFLLKYTHEIKKLSKRDWIFASVAGVFLAFHFILWFESLNYTSVASSTVLVTLQPLFAFAGTYFFFKEKLSIKTLLSGAIAILGSVLIGYGDFKVSGSALYGDLLALIACALITTYLLFGQDVRKRLSLVTYTFVVYSISTITLFFYIVLKGESFGPYPTSEWMWFLLLAIIPNLLGHTLFNWALKWVSTNVISIAILFEPIGAAILAYFILGEYLTVSQIVGGSVVLAGIMLFVTDYNKIKKYFLKIKA, via the coding sequence ATGGAAAAACCGGCTATTCATCCATATATCCCTATCATTATAGGGGTTTTCTCGGTAGCATTGTCAGCAATTTTTGTGAAGATGACAACTGCGGATTCTGGAGTAACAGCTTTTTACCGTATGTTATTCTCTGTATTAATCATGAGTCCGGTCTTCTTACTAAAATATACCCATGAAATCAAAAAGTTAAGCAAAAGAGATTGGATTTTTGCTTCGGTAGCTGGCGTATTTTTAGCATTTCATTTCATTCTATGGTTTGAATCGCTTAATTACACATCGGTAGCCAGTTCAACGGTGCTTGTGACATTGCAACCCTTATTCGCTTTTGCGGGTACGTATTTCTTTTTCAAAGAGAAACTCTCTATTAAAACGCTCCTGTCTGGTGCAATTGCAATATTGGGTAGTGTGTTAATTGGGTATGGCGATTTCAAAGTAAGTGGAAGTGCTCTTTATGGAGATTTATTGGCCTTAATTGCTTGTGCGTTAATTACAACTTATTTGTTATTTGGTCAAGATGTACGCAAGAGATTGTCGTTAGTTACATATACATTTGTAGTTTATAGCATCAGTACAATAACATTATTCTTCTATATTGTATTAAAAGGAGAGTCATTCGGACCTTATCCAACTTCGGAATGGATGTGGTTTTTATTATTGGCAATCATTCCAAACTTGTTAGGACACACTTTATTCAATTGGGCTTTAAAGTGGGTAAGTACGAACGTTATCTCGATCGCTATCCTTTTTGAACCCATAGGTGCTGCTATACTTGCCTATTTTATACTCGGGGAATACTTAACGGTATCTCAAATTGTTGGGGGAAGTGTAGTGTTAGCGGGGATTATGCTGTTTGTTACAGACTACAATAAAATTAAAAAGTACTTTTTAAAAATAAAGGCTTGA